One Xyrauchen texanus isolate HMW12.3.18 chromosome 2, RBS_HiC_50CHRs, whole genome shotgun sequence genomic window carries:
- the cmtr2 gene encoding cap-specific mRNA (nucleoside-2'-O-)-methyltransferase 2 isoform X2 has translation MMNKSWGVRKRVAPEKAEAPETCDEEILAEVHHLFSKVRVYVPPAGEEWTLPDPNVVLCDPPVSHPRLQALKHSLNEVKNKLSDKDLSIWHQHTCSTNRAGTITAHLRSTANAELCTQAWAKFYEVLGTFKLLPENALMSGELNSIHLCEAPGAFISALNHFLKTSGLHCDWNWIANTLNPYYEANGRGCTITDDRLIAHTLPWWFFGSDNTGDIMLQKHLLELPRFVSNMHSVDLVTADGSFDCQGNPGEQESLVAPLQYCEAVGALLLLGTGGSFVLKMFTLFEHSSVCLLYLLACCFRSVNVFKPGTSKSGNSELYIVCLDYQAKESIRSLLSKLIRNYGPDLASTVALFPHHCIPESFLSQHEEICTFFHALQVNTIQENLRLFACMNVEQRRQLDKLRECAAELYMKRFNVQYLPRKNWVCRGGVARWVKPNERKQMGSFNQRKEMQLQGWQQRLAQGTCGAFIAGHLMGTEGCEIVLSGPLNECDLGGWFVLEGAALPKVCSSTFCNQEVLDFLNEALEKNPKGKSVSPVDRAMLACSSCSTKSPVDILSEICSRPDVTSCLVLGSQSWSDITLVGVKIQPEFLQGPSYCEIQDSTLHDGQPDYQLKLLNSVISALQKQRQGSAMVIPLRSALTRFTAGLVFTLHLCFHYITFRCSSGWAPAALLCMGFSRPSALPQLLDILRDVMEKMKRLKLEQGRQVLQFVPLEELLRGPLPRFLSSFNSTVVQQQLHVLMQTE, from the coding sequence ATGATGAACAAGAGCTGGGGAGTGAGGAAAAGAGTGGCACCAGAGAAGGCAGAAGCCCCTGAAACTTGTGATGAGGAGATACTTGCAGAAGTGCACCATCTCTTTAGCAAGGTTAGAGTGTATGTTCCCCCCGCTGGAGAAGAATGGACCTTGCCTGACCCAAATGTGGTGCTCTGTGATCCTCCTGTAAGTCATCCACGTTTGCAGGCTCTGAAACACTCACTAAATGAGGTGAAGAATAAACTCAGTGATAAAGACCTCTCGATATGGCACCAGCATACTTGTTCCACCAACCGAGCAGGTACCATTACAGCTCACCTTCGCTCCACTGCCAATGCAGAACTCTGCACACAGGCATGGGCCAAGTTCTACGAGGTCTTGGGCACCTTTAAACTTTTACCTGAAAATGCATTGATGAGTGGTGAGTTGAACTCCATACACCTCTGTGAAGCTCCTGGAGCCTTCATATCCGCTCTGAATCACTTCCTTAAGACAAGCGGTTTGCACTGTGACTGGAACTGGATTGCTAACACACTAAATCCATACTACGAAGCCAATGGACGAGGTTGCACTATAACAGATGACAGACTTATTGCACACACTTTGCCTTGGTGGTTCTTTGGATCTGACAACACAGGTGACATAATGCTTCAGAAGCATCTGCTGGAACTTCCGAGATTTGTCAGTAACATGCACAGTGTAGATTTGGTTACGGCAGATGGGAGCTTTGACTGTCAGGGGAACCCAGGGGAGCAGGAGAGCTTAGTTGCTCCACTACAATATTGTGAAGCAGTTGGTGCGCTGCTACTGTTAGGGACTGGTGGCTCATTTGTTCTTAAGATGTTCACGCTATTTGAACATTCATCAGTATGTCTACTCTATCTCCTTGCTTGTTGCTTCCGTTCTGTGAATgtcttcaagccaggcaccagCAAATCGGGAAATTCAGAACTTTATATAGTGTGTTTGGACTATCAGGCCAAAGAATCAATACGGTCATTGCTCTCAAAGTTAATTCGTAATTATGGACCAGACTTGGCATCCACAGTAGCACTCTTTCCCCATCACTGCATTCCAGAATCTTTTCTCAGTCAACATGAAGAGATATGCACATTTTTCCATGCATTGCAAGTTAACACAATTCAGGAGAATCTAAGACTTTTTGCATGTATGAACGTAGAACAGCGCAGGCAATTGGACAAGCTCAGGGAATGTGCTGCCGAGTTGTATATGAAACGCTTCAATGTCCAGTACCTCCCTAGAAAAAATTGGGTTTGCCGTGGTGGGGTGGCCAGATGGGTAAAGCCAAATGAGCGAAAACAAATGGGCTCTTTCAATCAGCGCAAGGAGATGCAGCTTCAGGGATGGCAGCAGCGCCTTGCTCAGGGAACTTGTGGTGCATTTATAGCGGGGCATCTTATGGGGACAGAAGGATGTGAGATTGTACTTAGTGGCCCACTGAATGAGTGTGATTTGGGAGGCTGGTTTGTCCTTGAGGGAGCTGCCCTGCCAAAAGTGTGCAGTTCCACTTTCTGTAATCAAGAAGTGCTAGACTTCCTGAATGAAGCCCTAGAGAAGAACCCGAAGGGAAAATCAGTGAGTCCAGTGGACAGAGCTATGCTGGCATGTAGCTCCTGCAGCACAAAATCCCCTGTAGACATCTTATCTGAGATATGCAGCCGTCCTGATGTAACATCTTGTTTGGTGCTTGGAAGCCAGTCATGGTCCGACATCACACTTGTAGGAGTTAAGATTCAGCCAGAGTTCTTGCAAGGACCCTCGTATTGTGAAATACAGGATTCCACACTTCACGATGGACAACCAGACTATCAACTTAAGCTTCTGAACAGTGTGATTTCTGCTCTACAGAAGCAGCGTCAGGGGTCAGCAATGGTGATTCCATTACGTTCAGCATTAACACGCTTCACTGCTGGCCTGGTTTTCACACTCCACCTGTGCTTCCATTACATCACATTCCGTTGCTCATCTGGTTGGGCCCCTGCTGCACTTTTGTGTATGGGATTCTCTCGGCCTTCAGCCCTTCCCCAGCTTCTGGACATACTTCGGGATGTGATGGAAAAGATGAAGAGATTAAAACTTGAACAGGGGAGGCAGGTCCTGCAGTTTGTACCTTTGGAAGAACTTCTCAGAGGGCCATTACCTCGCTTCCTGTCCTCTTTTAATTCTACTGTCGTTCAACAGCAGTTGCATGTGCTCATGCAGACTGAATAG
- the cmtr2 gene encoding cap-specific mRNA (nucleoside-2'-O-)-methyltransferase 2 isoform X1, translated as MRNRSTLLSFVSCLCNSTNVRMMNKSWGVRKRVAPEKAEAPETCDEEILAEVHHLFSKVRVYVPPAGEEWTLPDPNVVLCDPPVSHPRLQALKHSLNEVKNKLSDKDLSIWHQHTCSTNRAGTITAHLRSTANAELCTQAWAKFYEVLGTFKLLPENALMSGELNSIHLCEAPGAFISALNHFLKTSGLHCDWNWIANTLNPYYEANGRGCTITDDRLIAHTLPWWFFGSDNTGDIMLQKHLLELPRFVSNMHSVDLVTADGSFDCQGNPGEQESLVAPLQYCEAVGALLLLGTGGSFVLKMFTLFEHSSVCLLYLLACCFRSVNVFKPGTSKSGNSELYIVCLDYQAKESIRSLLSKLIRNYGPDLASTVALFPHHCIPESFLSQHEEICTFFHALQVNTIQENLRLFACMNVEQRRQLDKLRECAAELYMKRFNVQYLPRKNWVCRGGVARWVKPNERKQMGSFNQRKEMQLQGWQQRLAQGTCGAFIAGHLMGTEGCEIVLSGPLNECDLGGWFVLEGAALPKVCSSTFCNQEVLDFLNEALEKNPKGKSVSPVDRAMLACSSCSTKSPVDILSEICSRPDVTSCLVLGSQSWSDITLVGVKIQPEFLQGPSYCEIQDSTLHDGQPDYQLKLLNSVISALQKQRQGSAMVIPLRSALTRFTAGLVFTLHLCFHYITFRCSSGWAPAALLCMGFSRPSALPQLLDILRDVMEKMKRLKLEQGRQVLQFVPLEELLRGPLPRFLSSFNSTVVQQQLHVLMQTE; from the exons ATGAGGAATCGATCAACTTTGCTGAG TTTTGTGAGTTGTTTATGTAATTCAACAAATGTTCGAATGATGAACAAGAGCTGGGGAGTGAGGAAAAGAGTGGCACCAGAGAAGGCAGAAGCCCCTGAAACTTGTGATGAGGAGATACTTGCAGAAGTGCACCATCTCTTTAGCAAGGTTAGAGTGTATGTTCCCCCCGCTGGAGAAGAATGGACCTTGCCTGACCCAAATGTGGTGCTCTGTGATCCTCCTGTAAGTCATCCACGTTTGCAGGCTCTGAAACACTCACTAAATGAGGTGAAGAATAAACTCAGTGATAAAGACCTCTCGATATGGCACCAGCATACTTGTTCCACCAACCGAGCAGGTACCATTACAGCTCACCTTCGCTCCACTGCCAATGCAGAACTCTGCACACAGGCATGGGCCAAGTTCTACGAGGTCTTGGGCACCTTTAAACTTTTACCTGAAAATGCATTGATGAGTGGTGAGTTGAACTCCATACACCTCTGTGAAGCTCCTGGAGCCTTCATATCCGCTCTGAATCACTTCCTTAAGACAAGCGGTTTGCACTGTGACTGGAACTGGATTGCTAACACACTAAATCCATACTACGAAGCCAATGGACGAGGTTGCACTATAACAGATGACAGACTTATTGCACACACTTTGCCTTGGTGGTTCTTTGGATCTGACAACACAGGTGACATAATGCTTCAGAAGCATCTGCTGGAACTTCCGAGATTTGTCAGTAACATGCACAGTGTAGATTTGGTTACGGCAGATGGGAGCTTTGACTGTCAGGGGAACCCAGGGGAGCAGGAGAGCTTAGTTGCTCCACTACAATATTGTGAAGCAGTTGGTGCGCTGCTACTGTTAGGGACTGGTGGCTCATTTGTTCTTAAGATGTTCACGCTATTTGAACATTCATCAGTATGTCTACTCTATCTCCTTGCTTGTTGCTTCCGTTCTGTGAATgtcttcaagccaggcaccagCAAATCGGGAAATTCAGAACTTTATATAGTGTGTTTGGACTATCAGGCCAAAGAATCAATACGGTCATTGCTCTCAAAGTTAATTCGTAATTATGGACCAGACTTGGCATCCACAGTAGCACTCTTTCCCCATCACTGCATTCCAGAATCTTTTCTCAGTCAACATGAAGAGATATGCACATTTTTCCATGCATTGCAAGTTAACACAATTCAGGAGAATCTAAGACTTTTTGCATGTATGAACGTAGAACAGCGCAGGCAATTGGACAAGCTCAGGGAATGTGCTGCCGAGTTGTATATGAAACGCTTCAATGTCCAGTACCTCCCTAGAAAAAATTGGGTTTGCCGTGGTGGGGTGGCCAGATGGGTAAAGCCAAATGAGCGAAAACAAATGGGCTCTTTCAATCAGCGCAAGGAGATGCAGCTTCAGGGATGGCAGCAGCGCCTTGCTCAGGGAACTTGTGGTGCATTTATAGCGGGGCATCTTATGGGGACAGAAGGATGTGAGATTGTACTTAGTGGCCCACTGAATGAGTGTGATTTGGGAGGCTGGTTTGTCCTTGAGGGAGCTGCCCTGCCAAAAGTGTGCAGTTCCACTTTCTGTAATCAAGAAGTGCTAGACTTCCTGAATGAAGCCCTAGAGAAGAACCCGAAGGGAAAATCAGTGAGTCCAGTGGACAGAGCTATGCTGGCATGTAGCTCCTGCAGCACAAAATCCCCTGTAGACATCTTATCTGAGATATGCAGCCGTCCTGATGTAACATCTTGTTTGGTGCTTGGAAGCCAGTCATGGTCCGACATCACACTTGTAGGAGTTAAGATTCAGCCAGAGTTCTTGCAAGGACCCTCGTATTGTGAAATACAGGATTCCACACTTCACGATGGACAACCAGACTATCAACTTAAGCTTCTGAACAGTGTGATTTCTGCTCTACAGAAGCAGCGTCAGGGGTCAGCAATGGTGATTCCATTACGTTCAGCATTAACACGCTTCACTGCTGGCCTGGTTTTCACACTCCACCTGTGCTTCCATTACATCACATTCCGTTGCTCATCTGGTTGGGCCCCTGCTGCACTTTTGTGTATGGGATTCTCTCGGCCTTCAGCCCTTCCCCAGCTTCTGGACATACTTCGGGATGTGATGGAAAAGATGAAGAGATTAAAACTTGAACAGGGGAGGCAGGTCCTGCAGTTTGTACCTTTGGAAGAACTTCTCAGAGGGCCATTACCTCGCTTCCTGTCCTCTTTTAATTCTACTGTCGTTCAACAGCAGTTGCATGTGCTCATGCAGACTGAATAG